From Paenibacillus sp. PK3_47, the proteins below share one genomic window:
- a CDS encoding ABC transporter ATP-binding protein, which produces MLAIATPEGTIISFDGVTKQYDDEEAVLKGVSFEIERGKFYTLLGPSGCGKTTILRLIAGFAEPTAGSIYLNGKIINHIPANERQVNTVFQDYALFPHLNVFENVAFGLRIKKLKKDVIKQKVQEALRFVNLAGYDQRAINEMSGGQRQRVAIARAIVNEPQVLLLDEPLSALDLKLRTEMQYILREMQQRLGITFIFVTHDQEEALAMSDWIFVMNKGKIEQSGTPNDIYDEPINRFVADFIGESNIVPGVMIEDYLVEFNGHRFECVDAGLRPNESVEIVIRPEDLEIASLEQGKLKVRVDSQLFRGVHYEISCYDDSGHEWLVHSTRKAEVGSEIGLYFDPEAIHVMRFGETEEEFDRRLEAYGEVESHAE; this is translated from the coding sequence TTGTTAGCTATAGCTACTCCGGAAGGCACTATTATATCTTTTGATGGGGTTACCAAACAATACGATGATGAAGAGGCCGTGTTAAAAGGTGTCAGCTTTGAAATCGAACGCGGCAAATTCTATACACTGCTGGGACCCTCGGGCTGCGGAAAGACGACCATTCTCCGTCTGATCGCCGGATTCGCCGAGCCGACTGCAGGATCCATTTATCTGAACGGCAAAATTATCAACCACATTCCCGCCAACGAGCGGCAGGTCAATACGGTATTTCAGGATTATGCGCTGTTTCCGCACCTGAACGTATTCGAGAATGTGGCTTTCGGACTGCGCATTAAGAAGCTTAAGAAGGATGTTATTAAGCAAAAGGTGCAGGAAGCGCTGCGCTTCGTCAACCTTGCCGGCTATGACCAGCGTGCCATCAATGAAATGTCCGGAGGACAACGGCAGCGTGTGGCCATTGCCCGCGCCATCGTCAACGAGCCGCAGGTGCTGCTGCTGGACGAGCCCCTGTCCGCACTTGACCTGAAGCTGCGTACCGAGATGCAGTACATTCTGCGCGAGATGCAGCAGCGGCTGGGCATCACTTTTATCTTCGTTACCCATGACCAGGAAGAGGCACTGGCGATGTCAGACTGGATCTTTGTCATGAACAAAGGGAAGATTGAGCAGAGCGGCACGCCGAACGATATATACGATGAGCCGATCAACAGATTCGTTGCCGACTTTATCGGAGAATCGAATATTGTGCCGGGCGTGATGATTGAGGACTACCTGGTGGAATTTAACGGCCACCGGTTTGAATGTGTCGATGCCGGACTCAGACCTAATGAGTCGGTTGAGATTGTTATCCGCCCCGAGGATCTGGAGATTGCTTCGCTTGAGCAGGGCAAGCTGAAGGTGCGGGTCGACTCCCAGCTGTTCCGCGGAGTACACTATGAGATCAGCTGCTACGACGATTCCGGCCATGAATGGCTGGTGCACTCCACCCGTAAAGCGGAGGTAGGCAGCGAGATCGGGCTTTATTTTGATCCGGAAGCGATTCACGTAATGCGCTTTGGTGAAACGGAGGAAGAGTTCGACAGACGTCTGGAAGCTTACGGCGAGGTGGAGAGCCATGCAGAGTAA
- a CDS encoding FUSC family protein, whose product MNIMNEGLQDRLEKFGISLYMIRITLAASLSWLAVHSLYNDGYFYFAPLAAILIIQGTVKASLEKGIYRLLGIVLGGIVSLIVGHFFDVGALSILLMLLIGIGIATACRINIQAVSQVGVTSVLALTFYQEHYIEFRVAETFIGVVIALVINMIIVPPKGFVKVKGLALEGSLLLADALTSLTSGSRDTAQAAGMLARSGKLLAQSDQRQKELQFTLSHYSCRNKLGGMTQATAHLQKIHTYVKEIGEELALLPAHYAAADWMREVASATSECIALYATRTLSEAECGRSLPELLRRTRDLQLAWFSELQEQCSLTALRDLGAVFSRLNRVLEEIEQADYTAVSAAGQKVSAKPARASFRLRRKTGMGVSSKL is encoded by the coding sequence ATGAATATAATGAACGAGGGTCTGCAGGACCGGCTTGAGAAATTTGGAATTTCCCTTTATATGATACGGATTACGCTCGCTGCTTCTCTATCCTGGCTTGCCGTGCACAGTCTTTATAATGACGGATATTTTTACTTTGCACCGCTTGCAGCGATTCTTATCATCCAGGGCACAGTTAAAGCATCGCTTGAAAAAGGAATCTACCGTCTGCTAGGCATTGTGCTCGGCGGAATTGTCAGCCTGATTGTGGGCCATTTCTTCGATGTAGGCGCACTGTCCATTCTGCTCATGCTGCTGATCGGCATTGGAATAGCAACTGCCTGCCGGATCAACATCCAGGCCGTTTCGCAGGTTGGAGTAACCTCAGTTCTGGCGCTCACCTTCTACCAGGAGCATTATATCGAATTCCGGGTGGCCGAGACTTTTATCGGCGTGGTGATTGCCCTGGTCATAAATATGATTATCGTTCCGCCCAAAGGCTTCGTCAAGGTAAAAGGCTTGGCACTCGAAGGAAGCCTGCTGCTGGCGGATGCTTTAACCAGCCTGACCTCAGGAAGCCGCGATACGGCGCAGGCTGCAGGCATGCTGGCCCGCTCCGGCAAGCTGCTGGCCCAAAGCGACCAGCGGCAGAAGGAGCTGCAGTTTACTTTGTCGCATTACTCCTGCCGCAACAAGCTGGGCGGAATGACACAGGCAACAGCACATCTGCAGAAGATTCATACCTATGTAAAAGAAATTGGAGAAGAGCTGGCCCTGCTGCCTGCGCATTATGCCGCAGCGGATTGGATGAGAGAGGTAGCCTCCGCAACCTCAGAGTGTATCGCCCTCTATGCCACCAGGACCCTGTCGGAGGCCGAATGCGGACGCTCGCTGCCGGAACTGCTGCGCCGGACCCGTGATCTGCAGCTGGCCTGGTTCTCCGAACTGCAGGAGCAGTGCAGCCTGACTGCGCTCCGTGATCTCGGGGCAGTTTTCTCCCGCCTCAACCGGGTGCTGGAGGAAATCGAGCAGGCGGATTACACAGCTGTTTCTGCCGCAGGGCAGAAGGTTAGCGCTAAGCCGGCCCGCGCCTCTTTCCGGCTCAGAAGAAAAACCGGCATG
- a CDS encoding ABC transporter permease — protein sequence MQSKGRPYYLIPYYLWIALFVIAPVLLITYYSLFDLEGNLTLDNYANFFTPVYMRMMLNSFWYAFLITLFSLLVAYPAAYLLTRTKHKQLWLLLIILPTWINLLLKAYAFIGIFGTFGPINNFFDLLGIGEQQILFTGFSFVFVSVYIFIPFMILPIYSALEELNHSLVDAARDLGASGWTTFRRVIFPLTISGVRSGCMAVFIPALSLFMITRLIAGNRVITLGTAIEQHFLVTQDWGMGSTVAVFLIVIMALFMLLTGRSRKRGAA from the coding sequence ATGCAGAGTAAGGGCCGGCCGTACTACCTCATCCCGTATTACCTGTGGATTGCCCTGTTCGTTATTGCGCCGGTGCTGCTCATTACCTACTATTCCCTGTTTGATCTGGAAGGGAATCTTACACTGGACAACTATGCGAATTTCTTCACCCCGGTGTATATGCGGATGATGCTGAACTCCTTCTGGTATGCGTTTCTGATCACCTTATTCTCCCTGCTTGTTGCCTATCCGGCAGCTTATCTGCTGACCCGGACGAAGCACAAGCAGCTGTGGCTGCTGCTGATTATTCTGCCGACCTGGATCAATCTGCTGCTGAAGGCCTATGCCTTTATCGGCATATTTGGAACGTTCGGACCGATTAACAATTTCTTTGATCTGCTGGGCATCGGGGAGCAGCAAATTCTCTTCACAGGCTTCAGCTTTGTGTTTGTATCCGTATATATCTTTATTCCGTTTATGATTCTGCCGATTTACAGCGCACTTGAAGAGCTGAATCACTCTCTTGTGGATGCGGCGCGTGATTTGGGCGCTTCCGGATGGACGACGTTCCGCCGGGTCATTTTTCCGCTCACCATTTCCGGGGTCCGCTCCGGCTGCATGGCCGTATTCATTCCGGCACTGTCGCTGTTCATGATTACCCGCCTGATTGCCGGCAACCGGGTCATTACACTCGGTACAGCGATTGAGCAGCATTTTCTGGTTACACAGGACTGGGGGATGGGTTCCACGGTTGCTGTCTTCCTGATCGTCATTATGGCGTTGTTCATGCTTCTCACGGGCAGGTCGCGTAAAAGAGGTGCAGCATGA